From Shewanella psychrophila, a single genomic window includes:
- a CDS encoding gp16 family protein, protein MNPNVPALNKSHKKRLITLINVAKSNLNLDEQLYRSMLKASTGKDSLRAMNLPELEQALAGFKQKGFKPISKRSKSQFKGRLSPASGQSKVPKIDKIRAVWIIMSQHNIVHDGSETALDAYVRRITKGAKAGQGSEGSGKGVDSTAWLTDSMANRVLESLKNWHKRVLIQRLKDSESALIQGGQLVSYNDIVKLYLTQANGGLSCEQDDA, encoded by the coding sequence ATGAATCCAAATGTACCAGCGCTTAATAAAAGCCACAAAAAACGACTCATTACCCTGATTAATGTCGCCAAATCGAACTTAAATCTGGATGAACAGCTTTATAGAAGCATGCTCAAAGCCAGTACTGGTAAAGACTCATTACGTGCCATGAACCTACCAGAACTCGAGCAAGCGTTAGCAGGCTTCAAACAAAAGGGGTTTAAACCGATATCAAAGCGCAGTAAAAGCCAGTTTAAAGGGCGTTTAAGCCCTGCATCAGGTCAGAGTAAGGTGCCAAAAATCGATAAAATTCGTGCAGTCTGGATAATCATGAGCCAGCACAATATCGTTCACGACGGTAGCGAAACGGCATTAGATGCCTATGTTCGGCGAATAACGAAGGGAGCTAAGGCTGGGCAGGGTAGTGAAGGAAGTGGTAAGGGCGTTGATAGTACAGCCTGGCTGACTGACAGCATGGCTAATCGTGTACTCGAAAGTCTTAAAAACTGGCATAAGCGTGTGTTGATTCAACGTCTAAAAGACAGCGAGTCAGCACTAATTCAAGGTGGTCAATTAGTCAGTTACAACGATATCGTTAAGCTATATCTAACTCAAGCCAACGGAGGGCTATCTTGTGAACAAGATGATGCATAA
- a CDS encoding AAA family ATPase, whose product MKHKTVEVKNVLRTQDMFSNLQSRSEITPGIGLIHGASGFGKTTTVTYMFNQLTAMGNLPVYVRCYATDTPSSFLARVMKELGSEPMYPLRKSVDFITNTMNEQQIALFVDEADHIIGQAKTMETIRDLYDATELPVVLIGMEEIARRISHRKQLFNRISEWVEFMPADNEDVSMFACELLEQGIKVGEDLLDFIRVRSGGEVRRILIALEKIERFALTNEKDYIDKELWGDGQLFLNHGRR is encoded by the coding sequence ATGAAACATAAAACAGTAGAAGTAAAAAACGTACTACGCACCCAAGATATGTTCTCCAATCTGCAAAGTAGAAGCGAGATCACCCCTGGCATTGGGCTTATTCATGGGGCCAGTGGTTTCGGCAAGACCACAACAGTCACCTATATGTTTAACCAGCTTACCGCGATGGGGAATCTTCCCGTTTATGTGCGTTGTTATGCCACAGATACCCCTAGTTCATTTCTTGCCCGAGTCATGAAGGAGCTAGGTTCAGAGCCTATGTACCCACTGCGTAAATCGGTGGATTTCATCACCAATACCATGAATGAGCAGCAGATAGCCCTGTTCGTCGATGAGGCGGATCACATTATCGGGCAGGCTAAGACCATGGAAACCATTCGAGACTTATACGATGCCACCGAATTACCTGTTGTCCTTATCGGTATGGAAGAGATTGCCCGCCGCATTAGTCACCGTAAGCAGTTGTTCAATCGAATTAGCGAATGGGTGGAGTTTATGCCTGCAGATAATGAAGACGTCAGCATGTTTGCCTGTGAACTATTAGAGCAGGGAATAAAGGTAGGCGAAGACCTGTTGGATTTCATTCGGGTGCGCAGTGGTGGGGAGGTCAGACGGATACTCATTGCGCTAGAGAAAATTGAGCGTTTTGCCCTGACCAATGAGAAAGATTATATCGATAAAGAGTTGTGGGGCGACGGGCAGCTATTCCTTAACCATGGCCGACGCTAA
- a CDS encoding DUF3164 family protein, with protein MNNQTTQTTPVGFRQNASGHLVPEEQIKPIDKVRDDVVSDIVKAAKVLRQAMLDFKLATMGQIIDFVDLSASEYGVKFGGSKGNVSLTSFDGQYQIRRAVGEHRVFDERIQTAKALIDECIHSWSGGADTRLMAMVEHAFRVDQQGRINVNQVLSLRQLDIEDTTWQQAMDAIADAIQITGTSEYLRLYERMPSGKYSQLSMDISSL; from the coding sequence ATGAACAACCAAACCACACAAACTACTCCTGTAGGATTTCGTCAAAATGCGTCAGGACATTTAGTGCCAGAGGAACAGATAAAGCCTATAGACAAAGTACGTGATGATGTTGTGAGTGACATAGTTAAAGCTGCCAAAGTTCTACGTCAGGCGATGCTGGATTTTAAGTTGGCCACTATGGGGCAAATCATCGACTTTGTTGATTTAAGTGCTAGTGAATATGGCGTCAAATTTGGCGGCAGTAAAGGCAATGTTTCGCTAACTAGCTTTGATGGACAATACCAGATTCGCCGAGCGGTAGGAGAGCACCGGGTGTTTGACGAACGCATCCAAACTGCTAAAGCGCTGATAGATGAGTGCATCCACTCCTGGTCAGGTGGCGCTGACACGCGATTAATGGCCATGGTGGAGCATGCGTTCCGCGTCGACCAACAGGGACGAATTAACGTCAATCAGGTGCTGAGTCTGCGTCAACTCGACATCGAGGATACTACTTGGCAGCAAGCCATGGATGCGATTGCCGATGCGATTCAAATCACTGGCACTAGCGAATATTTACGTCTGTATGAGCGTATGCCAAGTGGAAAATACAGCCAGCTTTCCATGGATATTAGTTCACTTTAG
- a CDS encoding Mor transcription activator family protein: MMHKEQMDLIHSNAFELEQALETLQTLKPDERSDYIKRWPSTLQSICELMRITLEGQKVGNAMVISEALATTLSTYLGGRDLYIPNGERLKDALRDIRIWREFKGNNLEQLSRDYGLTERRVSQIIAEQRAAFVARKQRRLF; this comes from the coding sequence ATGATGCATAAAGAACAAATGGATTTAATTCATAGCAATGCTTTTGAGCTTGAACAAGCACTGGAAACCCTGCAAACACTCAAACCTGACGAGCGTTCAGACTATATCAAGCGCTGGCCATCGACCCTACAAAGCATTTGTGAGCTAATGCGAATTACTTTAGAGGGTCAAAAGGTCGGTAATGCTATGGTTATTAGCGAAGCCTTAGCCACCACCTTAAGTACTTATCTTGGTGGCCGAGACCTTTATATTCCTAATGGCGAGCGCCTCAAAGATGCCCTGCGTGATATCCGTATTTGGCGTGAGTTCAAAGGTAACAACTTAGAGCAGCTATCCCGTGACTACGGCCTCACCGAACGCCGCGTGAGTCAAATTATCGCTGAGCAGAGGGCGGCGTTTGTGGCGAGGAAGCAGAGAAGGTTGTTTTGA
- a CDS encoding DUF2730 family protein: MDDVFSFINTNFKWLSALVYFAFVGVLAWLSTRFVTRAEHKELKQKVITLGHSMEYVKADMKHMPTKEEVHRLDKTLSGLAETINATQEGISRLERKTDLLLENELRND; this comes from the coding sequence ATGGATGATGTTTTTAGCTTCATCAACACCAATTTCAAATGGCTCTCTGCGCTGGTTTACTTCGCATTTGTTGGCGTACTGGCTTGGTTATCCACGCGCTTCGTTACCCGTGCAGAGCACAAAGAGCTTAAGCAAAAAGTGATCACGCTTGGTCACAGCATGGAATACGTCAAGGCCGACATGAAGCACATGCCCACCAAGGAAGAAGTACATCGGCTCGATAAGACGCTTAGTGGTCTGGCTGAAACGATTAACGCGACCCAGGAGGGGATTAGCCGTCTGGAGCGTAAAACAGATCTGTTACTCGAAAACGAATTAAGGAACGATTAA
- a CDS encoding XRE family transcriptional regulator, whose product MKKNETPRPFPEKGIGRFSERLVTLIGEESVRSFGRRVEISDGTLRKYLQHNTEPSLSRLVRIAHECGVTIEWLATGQGPMHPIDEPSSSEIVCNYTHIDVAEFNEEFTLIPGYHVNVSTGHGVLADEHPIKRHLAFRKKWLTYRKFESCKLAVVFAKGDSMEPTIHSNNSLLVDMADTKLTDGSIFVLRLGDDLYAKRLQKRFDGGIELLSDNKEYKDQIVKSDEIDTLQILGKVVWVGKDIY is encoded by the coding sequence ATGAAAAAAAATGAGACGCCTCGTCCTTTTCCAGAAAAGGGAATAGGACGCTTTAGTGAGCGACTTGTTACTCTTATAGGAGAGGAAAGCGTGCGTTCTTTTGGTCGCAGGGTTGAAATTAGTGATGGTACATTGCGGAAATATCTACAGCACAATACTGAACCATCACTCTCTAGACTGGTAAGAATTGCTCATGAATGTGGAGTTACAATTGAATGGCTAGCCACAGGCCAAGGACCAATGCACCCTATTGATGAACCAAGTTCGAGTGAAATAGTATGCAATTACACTCATATTGATGTCGCAGAGTTTAATGAAGAATTCACTCTTATTCCTGGCTATCACGTCAATGTAAGTACTGGACATGGAGTACTGGCAGATGAACACCCAATAAAACGTCACTTAGCATTCAGAAAGAAATGGCTGACATATAGGAAATTTGAAAGTTGTAAGCTCGCGGTCGTTTTTGCTAAAGGTGACTCCATGGAACCAACCATTCATAGCAATAATTCGTTACTCGTGGATATGGCTGATACTAAGCTTACTGATGGCTCTATTTTTGTATTGCGGCTGGGAGATGACTTATATGCAAAGCGCCTGCAAAAACGGTTTGATGGTGGAATAGAGCTTCTCAGCGATAACAAAGAATACAAAGATCAGATTGTGAAGTCTGATGAAATCGACACCTTACAAATTTTAGGTAAAGTAGTATGGGTTGGAAAAGACATCTATTAA
- a CDS encoding Imm49 family immunity protein produces MLKLNKAEIDFDRLFRRAPMVLAKRIPHIQDTSRDIGSRQQATFVVAGKYINLAYAHYVLEEYEKVKPYFQQAAPFAFLRGFDPQLKTQKVDWTIQQEMNIVLLFGSSELLEKLQNSEWSLPDNQIINHACYLYDHLLLKIGTGILPSAPLLDAALTAAHTAKDKDVLQYILPLIEAIQALVDGDQVKWQASIDKAIAWHTEQCKFGDLKEMEQGFMCLNALTMAKLGQDLHRWSCSTQSLYLPLFLIAKDA; encoded by the coding sequence ATGTTAAAACTCAATAAAGCAGAAATTGATTTTGACCGTCTTTTTAGGCGTGCGCCAATGGTGTTAGCAAAAAGAATTCCTCATATACAAGATACAAGCCGTGATATTGGCTCTAGGCAGCAAGCCACTTTTGTTGTGGCAGGGAAATATATCAATCTAGCTTATGCTCATTATGTACTCGAAGAGTATGAAAAGGTAAAACCGTATTTTCAACAAGCGGCCCCCTTTGCTTTTTTACGAGGCTTCGATCCTCAATTAAAAACCCAGAAAGTGGATTGGACCATTCAGCAAGAGATGAACATTGTGCTCTTGTTTGGCTCCTCTGAGTTATTAGAGAAATTGCAAAACAGTGAGTGGTCGTTACCCGATAATCAAATCATCAATCACGCGTGTTATTTATACGACCATTTATTGCTAAAGATTGGCACGGGAATATTACCCAGTGCCCCACTGTTAGATGCCGCGTTAACTGCAGCCCATACAGCAAAAGACAAAGACGTTTTACAGTATATTCTGCCGCTAATTGAAGCTATCCAGGCACTGGTTGATGGCGATCAAGTAAAGTGGCAAGCCAGTATAGATAAGGCCATTGCTTGGCATACTGAGCAATGTAAGTTCGGTGACTTAAAAGAGATGGAACAGGGTTTCATGTGTTTAAATGCCCTTACCATGGCAAAACTTGGACAAGACTTACATCGATGGTCTTGTAGCACTCAGTCACTGTATTTACCTTTATTTTTAATTGCTAAGGATGCTTAA
- a CDS encoding GAD-like domain-containing protein: MNKYFDNFYNFEGFGPAIKASSVTSTIVEEYREKLPNRLLEYWHEYGFCGWGEGIFWIVNPNDYAEILEEWLARTPFVGKDNYYVIARGAFGRLLIWGEKTGPCLDINPCYSMIFPTDKTADLQERGGDLTIDLFFSTCSKDEVEEEDLDDNPLFDRAMVRLGPLEADEMYGFVPALAIGGAPKLENLQKVKVIEHLSFLADLGEKTVMADIVAMSNALHN, translated from the coding sequence ATGAATAAATATTTTGATAACTTTTATAACTTTGAAGGTTTTGGTCCAGCAATTAAAGCAAGCTCAGTAACTTCAACGATTGTAGAAGAATATAGAGAAAAACTCCCCAATCGTTTATTGGAATACTGGCATGAATATGGCTTTTGTGGGTGGGGTGAAGGAATTTTCTGGATAGTAAACCCTAATGATTACGCCGAAATTTTAGAGGAATGGTTGGCCAGGACGCCATTCGTTGGGAAGGATAATTATTATGTGATTGCACGTGGAGCTTTTGGGCGTTTATTAATTTGGGGAGAAAAGACCGGTCCATGCCTCGATATAAATCCTTGTTATAGTATGATATTTCCGACTGACAAAACTGCTGATTTGCAAGAAAGAGGGGGAGATTTAACCATTGACCTATTTTTTTCAACTTGCTCTAAAGATGAAGTAGAAGAAGAGGACCTAGATGATAACCCTCTTTTTGATCGAGCCATGGTGCGACTTGGCCCACTAGAAGCTGATGAGATGTATGGCTTTGTTCCTGCGCTGGCAATAGGTGGTGCACCTAAGTTAGAAAATTTACAGAAAGTTAAGGTTATTGAACATCTGTCATTCTTAGCCGATCTCGGTGAAAAGACGGTTATGGCTGACATTGTTGCTATGTCGAATGCACTACATAACTAA
- a CDS encoding glycoside hydrolase family 108 protein translates to MAHRQTFKVSTLNQRLSQTYQLAFKWILSAEGGHSNHVADRGGETLFGLSRRAYPNLDFNTLTIDKAKRIYHRDYWCVCRCDELSNVLAIAVFDAAVNHGARMAIEMLQRAIKAKPDGILGPNTLAAIDRHNHNDLLTLYLARRGRKYARIVMKDLSQATFLLGWMHRLTKLQLAIYQAANRYSWKGWQSREAA, encoded by the coding sequence ATGGCTCACCGTCAAACATTCAAAGTCTCAACACTTAATCAGCGTTTAAGTCAGACATATCAACTGGCCTTCAAATGGATATTATCCGCTGAAGGTGGTCACTCCAATCATGTTGCCGACCGAGGTGGTGAAACGCTATTTGGTCTCAGTCGCCGCGCTTATCCGAATCTTGATTTCAATACGCTTACCATTGATAAAGCCAAACGTATCTACCACCGAGATTATTGGTGTGTGTGTCGATGTGATGAGCTGTCAAATGTATTAGCCATTGCCGTGTTTGATGCTGCGGTAAACCATGGGGCACGCATGGCTATTGAGATGTTGCAACGTGCGATAAAGGCCAAGCCTGATGGCATTCTTGGGCCTAATACTTTGGCGGCTATCGACCGTCATAATCACAATGACTTATTGACGTTGTATTTGGCTCGACGTGGACGTAAATATGCCCGCATTGTAATGAAAGATCTTAGCCAGGCAACATTCTTATTAGGTTGGATGCATCGCCTCACTAAGCTGCAACTGGCAATCTATCAAGCTGCCAATCGCTATAGCTGGAAGGGATGGCAATCGAGAGAGGCAGCATGA
- a CDS encoding polymorphic toxin type 15 domain-containing protein encodes MSIRLASVDSLMLHDAALIESDLSSLSDSDWQAITPSGRSLDKVKSDLEQGESVVLSDTPTSPAFAMEQGHPLANSSYGNGISAQTLSQLTRRFESAGSSSLYTANNNGNLHPSPPLDYIADTSRIKEAQNKPKPALISDNFAKPPPKLELELCYDDSEKTYASNVPYSVIFSDPGNTVIKGVLSEKGWAMVEGGPNYPAQVMFGDEAEKAEAESALEAQYQQLNRALDDTATQVAQQVLKNQPDPNDKQTEIVALSESFRSAVDEKLAGLKAQSDAFNNRTSLSQLWGLAKSTKQGATNGFNEYLPNLGEFGELMEVADIDITVLIDAISTGDIKELEAKFKQWEVRGDQRFKQANKSMETLILLLSDPTSREMLASLPVRILAALPEDKLAELSAYQVTQMGMDTAVVTGGTAVGTLAGGAGGPVAAAILIAATASRKGGKALEATIEIVTDISQSLKKINNHHDITPYKKENELSLDRSKSDKIPDDKKAKFVVAPRHNVACFKQNKKGDATEYDRQLKGQQDGLNSMTVQQYIDNRAAYNDIGRIGTGPAQEKARKDFKKKLVKKYKDQLQKEGMLGQDALDKATELTLADMKTLNALHNPDMVAGGFDGKDIKGKDITLDLGDASVNKSIGSQWNTKGGESASRVGIMDVEAKKALAEYGPDTKMNVDLHRCK; translated from the coding sequence ATGTCGATACGTTTAGCCTCAGTTGATTCATTAATGCTGCATGATGCGGCACTCATTGAGTCAGATTTATCCAGCCTTAGCGACAGTGATTGGCAGGCCATTACCCCTTCAGGCCGCTCACTGGACAAAGTAAAAAGCGATTTGGAACAAGGTGAGAGCGTAGTGCTCAGTGATACACCCACCTCGCCAGCTTTTGCCATGGAACAAGGCCATCCCCTTGCTAATTCATCATACGGTAATGGTATCAGTGCTCAAACACTGTCACAGCTAACCCGGCGCTTTGAGTCAGCAGGCAGTAGCTCACTCTATACTGCCAATAATAATGGCAACCTACACCCTTCGCCGCCTCTGGATTATATCGCTGACACATCGCGAATAAAGGAGGCGCAAAATAAACCTAAGCCAGCTCTCATTAGTGATAACTTTGCTAAGCCACCGCCTAAGCTAGAACTTGAGCTTTGTTACGATGACAGTGAAAAGACCTATGCCAGTAATGTGCCCTATAGCGTCATTTTTAGCGACCCTGGCAATACGGTCATCAAAGGCGTGCTCAGTGAAAAAGGCTGGGCCATGGTCGAAGGGGGGCCTAATTACCCTGCGCAAGTTATGTTCGGTGATGAAGCTGAAAAAGCCGAAGCTGAGTCAGCCCTGGAGGCGCAATACCAACAACTTAACAGGGCTCTGGATGACACTGCGACTCAAGTCGCACAGCAAGTCCTTAAAAACCAACCAGACCCCAATGACAAGCAGACCGAAATAGTTGCCCTGTCAGAGTCTTTCAGATCCGCAGTGGATGAAAAGCTAGCTGGATTAAAAGCACAAAGTGATGCTTTCAATAACCGCACCTCATTGTCTCAGTTATGGGGACTGGCCAAGTCAACAAAACAAGGGGCGACCAACGGATTCAATGAGTATCTACCCAATTTAGGGGAATTTGGTGAGTTGATGGAGGTGGCTGATATTGATATCACGGTACTGATAGATGCTATTAGTACAGGTGACATCAAAGAGTTAGAAGCCAAATTCAAGCAGTGGGAAGTCAGAGGTGATCAACGGTTTAAACAAGCCAACAAGTCGATGGAAACATTGATTTTGCTATTGAGCGATCCAACGAGTCGTGAGATGCTCGCCAGTCTTCCAGTGCGTATTTTGGCCGCTCTCCCTGAAGATAAGCTCGCAGAGCTGTCGGCCTATCAAGTGACACAGATGGGCATGGATACCGCGGTGGTTACAGGCGGTACTGCAGTAGGTACATTAGCCGGTGGTGCTGGTGGCCCGGTGGCCGCGGCTATCTTAATTGCAGCAACGGCCAGCCGAAAAGGCGGCAAAGCCCTTGAGGCCACGATTGAGATAGTGACAGATATTTCTCAATCGCTGAAAAAAATCAATAACCACCATGACATTACCCCTTATAAGAAAGAGAATGAACTTTCTCTGGATAGAAGCAAGTCAGATAAAATACCTGATGACAAAAAAGCTAAGTTTGTCGTTGCGCCTAGGCATAATGTCGCCTGCTTCAAACAGAATAAGAAGGGTGATGCAACCGAATATGACAGACAGTTGAAGGGCCAACAAGATGGCTTAAATAGTATGACTGTGCAGCAATACATAGATAATCGAGCTGCATATAATGACATTGGGCGTATAGGGACTGGGCCAGCTCAAGAAAAGGCAAGGAAGGATTTTAAGAAGAAATTAGTAAAAAAATATAAAGACCAACTGCAAAAAGAGGGGATGTTGGGACAAGATGCTTTAGATAAGGCAACTGAACTAACTCTTGCTGATATGAAAACCCTAAATGCATTGCATAACCCTGATATGGTTGCTGGAGGCTTTGATGGTAAAGACATCAAAGGAAAGGACATAACACTCGATCTCGGTGATGCTAGTGTCAATAAGTCTATCGGTTCACAGTGGAACACAAAAGGAGGAGAATCAGCTAGCCGCGTGGGAATCATGGATGTCGAAGCAAAAAAAGCTTTGGCTGAATATGGGCCAGATACCAAAATGAACGTAGATCTACATAGGTGTAAGTAA
- a CDS encoding Mu transposase C-terminal domain-containing protein, translating into MSKQWYTPKELADLPGFPSTDRRTREKCIRENYLSRKKIVGKGNEYHIDSLPIETQAYIKAKQVEGSYDPIIVAAKSAIKKVEVKGVQCRQARIDLKSQGMALFMCLNETKQAKAKARERVINSFEQFIAPYIDVGNKAEGINAFVKGFNSDLILPDEDVRTHVKQAAERTLYRWSKAYSKQGIIGLSAQYKAVKQSKIDEQPCLGEFLLALVTSKPHMINQAKAVRGMAKIRADKYGWEIPSISSFKRWLIAYAEKHEVALAYTVNPTKYTDKYRPLFSTMYPQIDGPNQVWEFDSTPTDIELNVNGKLTRHSVVAVIDAYTHRVQLIVSPTSNSEAICLLLRKTLLEWGIPEEGAIMRTDNGSDYVSKRTTTIFNMLDLKISKAAAFSGWEKPFIERFFGTMSRVLMEKMPGYIGHSVNDRQQIEAMHNFAKRIGQGKKKVEAERLQLALTPVQLQQVLNDYLEFDYHHVEHDTLAKTPFELYAESGYQKRLITNPHVLDTLLNFIGTAKVTRGYIKAGGVKYTAPELMEVQWQRQQVRVFIDPNDIGRATLYPEDSWQEYVDAVNMDLVNKGISPVAFRERRKQTQKELATFRKTAKRLQEEFGINTLYADELAQKKAYRATLTHFEQTASHTNAAIHGLSNAVIQKQNQLSETELMAIERQREAMQMRRESQAVQESHIVRSDHEKAAMLTADSLNRELNETEQKWLRKYRLNNALQRNRLDKILKQAKQPHQQVK; encoded by the coding sequence ATGAGTAAGCAATGGTACACACCAAAAGAGCTTGCTGATCTACCAGGATTCCCCAGTACAGATAGGCGAACTAGAGAGAAATGCATAAGAGAAAATTACCTATCTCGTAAAAAAATTGTTGGCAAAGGCAATGAATACCATATCGATTCACTTCCTATCGAAACTCAAGCTTATATAAAGGCTAAGCAAGTAGAAGGTAGCTATGATCCTATAATTGTAGCTGCCAAGTCAGCGATAAAAAAGGTTGAGGTCAAAGGTGTACAGTGCAGACAAGCTCGCATTGATCTGAAAAGTCAGGGAATGGCGCTGTTTATGTGTCTGAATGAAACTAAGCAGGCAAAAGCCAAAGCACGCGAAAGAGTGATTAATAGCTTTGAGCAATTCATTGCACCGTATATTGATGTTGGTAATAAAGCGGAAGGTATTAATGCTTTTGTTAAAGGCTTTAATTCAGATCTCATTTTACCCGATGAAGATGTTCGTACTCACGTTAAACAAGCTGCTGAAAGAACTCTTTATCGCTGGTCTAAAGCTTATAGTAAGCAAGGGATAATCGGACTATCTGCGCAGTATAAAGCAGTCAAACAGTCCAAAATTGATGAACAACCATGCTTGGGTGAATTCTTATTGGCGTTGGTCACCAGTAAGCCACACATGATTAATCAAGCCAAAGCTGTAAGAGGTATGGCTAAGATCCGCGCCGATAAGTATGGCTGGGAAATTCCCTCTATCAGTTCATTTAAGCGCTGGCTTATCGCTTATGCTGAAAAGCATGAAGTTGCATTGGCTTATACAGTTAACCCCACGAAATACACAGACAAATACCGTCCGCTATTTTCCACCATGTACCCGCAGATTGATGGCCCTAATCAGGTGTGGGAGTTCGACTCAACTCCCACTGATATTGAGCTTAACGTTAATGGAAAACTCACCCGCCATAGTGTTGTAGCGGTGATAGATGCCTACACACATCGGGTTCAATTAATCGTATCACCCACCTCTAATAGTGAGGCTATCTGCTTATTGCTTCGTAAAACGTTGCTTGAATGGGGAATACCCGAAGAAGGGGCGATCATGCGCACCGATAACGGTAGCGACTACGTATCAAAGCGAACGACCACCATCTTCAATATGTTGGATTTAAAGATCTCTAAAGCGGCTGCATTTTCAGGTTGGGAAAAACCATTTATCGAGCGGTTCTTTGGCACCATGAGCCGTGTATTAATGGAAAAGATGCCAGGTTACATCGGTCATAGCGTCAACGATAGGCAGCAGATTGAAGCGATGCATAACTTTGCCAAGCGTATTGGCCAAGGCAAGAAGAAAGTCGAGGCCGAAAGACTACAGTTGGCCCTTACTCCTGTGCAATTGCAGCAGGTATTGAATGACTACCTAGAGTTCGACTATCACCATGTTGAACATGACACTTTAGCTAAAACACCATTTGAGCTTTATGCAGAGTCCGGTTATCAAAAACGATTGATCACTAATCCGCATGTACTCGACACCCTGCTTAACTTTATTGGCACAGCCAAAGTCACTCGCGGCTATATCAAAGCCGGTGGTGTTAAATATACCGCACCGGAGCTAATGGAAGTTCAGTGGCAACGTCAACAGGTGAGGGTGTTTATCGACCCTAATGATATTGGTCGCGCCACGCTTTACCCCGAAGATAGCTGGCAAGAATATGTCGACGCCGTCAACATGGATTTGGTCAATAAAGGGATCTCTCCTGTGGCCTTCCGTGAGCGTCGTAAGCAGACTCAGAAAGAGCTTGCCACCTTTCGTAAAACAGCCAAACGGTTGCAGGAAGAGTTTGGCATTAACACTCTTTATGCTGACGAATTGGCACAAAAGAAAGCCTATCGCGCCACTCTTACTCACTTCGAACAGACCGCCAGTCACACCAATGCAGCCATTCATGGCCTAAGCAATGCCGTTATACAGAAACAAAATCAACTGAGTGAAACAGAACTCATGGCCATCGAGCGCCAACGTGAGGCAATGCAAATGCGACGAGAAAGTCAGGCTGTGCAGGAGAGTCATATTGTACGTAGTGATCATGAGAAAGCAGCGATGCTCACAGCAGACTCGCTTAACCGTGAACTCAATGAAACAGAGCAAAAATGGTTGAGGAAGTATCGACTGAATAACGCGTTGCAGCGTAATCGACTAGACAAGATTTTAAAACAGGCTAAGCAGCCTCACCAGCAAGTGAAATAG
- a CDS encoding TraR/DksA C4-type zinc finger protein, with the protein MSDQFDRASELEQRYRDDALAKQQRNSHQSEQAFELGGQRHCLGCGVVISLERLRYVPEAVRCIDCQSLTEKQRHG; encoded by the coding sequence ATGAGCGACCAGTTTGATCGTGCCAGTGAGTTAGAGCAGCGCTACCGAGATGATGCACTGGCCAAACAACAGCGTAACAGCCATCAAAGTGAACAAGCCTTCGAGCTAGGTGGTCAGCGTCATTGTTTGGGGTGTGGTGTTGTGATTTCTCTCGAACGACTTCGATACGTGCCTGAGGCAGTACGTTGCATTGACTGTCAAAGCCTCACAGAGAAACAGCGCCATGGATGA
- a CDS encoding helix-turn-helix domain-containing protein: MMNKWQQILKEQAAAHGQEDVGKELGVSKTVVSQLINDKYPGDLERMQKLVEGAYMNRMVHCPILGDIPMHQCDKYQGNTSTSNPIRLRLYRACRSGCEHSVLPIKKQFKRIAMTVNTDASTPKRYSADAVYSRLERQSVTDNGGVRQLCELLKQELKAMELRYNKLIQLQATVEARKENEKFEK; this comes from the coding sequence ATGATGAATAAATGGCAGCAAATTCTCAAAGAGCAGGCTGCTGCTCATGGGCAAGAGGATGTTGGTAAAGAGCTTGGGGTATCGAAAACAGTAGTGAGTCAGCTAATTAATGACAAATACCCAGGTGATTTGGAACGGATGCAGAAGCTTGTCGAAGGAGCCTATATGAACCGTATGGTGCATTGTCCCATTTTAGGCGATATCCCTATGCATCAATGTGACAAGTACCAGGGAAATACTTCAACCAGTAATCCGATCCGATTAAGGCTATACCGAGCTTGTAGAAGTGGTTGTGAGCACTCTGTCTTGCCAATAAAAAAGCAGTTTAAGCGTATTGCCATGACTGTAAATACAGATGCGTCAACACCTAAACGCTATAGCGCAGATGCGGTATATAGCCGATTAGAACGTCAATCTGTTACTGACAACGGGGGCGTCAGGCAACTGTGTGAGTTGCTTAAACAAGAACTCAAAGCCATGGAGCTTAGATACAACAAACTCATTCAACTGCAGGCAACTGTTGAGGCAAGGAAAGAAAATGAAAAATTCGAAAAGTAA